The following are from one region of the Sorghum bicolor cultivar BTx623 chromosome 2, Sorghum_bicolor_NCBIv3, whole genome shotgun sequence genome:
- the LOC8084093 gene encoding F-box/LRR-repeat protein 13, with amino-acid sequence MPGNRAVAVGGGADRLSDLPDGILELVLSFLPAADAVRTAVLSRRFRGAWAHAPALNLSDVLLQGRFLGFAREALARYGAPDIPALHVTIGCECNLGPATAAWLRDAMERATGSVSVSVTARGEAVTARGGALDCLILPRCLRAKSIALILSGVGFKHCPLVLPEPGAPTWFGGLTELSLSRVRLQERVRPLGVFLSSCCTQLRKLRLSKVTGGLAPDEGLTLWPLVLHLDLLEELEVDRVETFTKLQVASSNLRTLGVLSCFRSLSQCGMDTVVEISAPRLEVFSWSGALPKHLSFLNLNGSHCIRCLRLSGLSFYLPGKQIRSASAVRLLEMCPRADHLIVSIDIPESTSPPMLNREELKHVPHLPNVRVLSLEMFAVLQLTGCPITPIISSFLRGCPNLTRLHIDLSKLNIFSRLNAECFGVRGNDETEMKKTWQSTDHRMWKRKTWRDQQQLISLREIRLSGFMGTDRDMEIADLLFGVGASRPALERISISLVPQLTQGVDGSSACGVLWYAIGAKMKTEFPLVGGCWETFPRKELTWTRT; translated from the exons ATGCCCGGAAACCGCGCGGTTGCAGTTGGCGGCGGCGCCGACCGGCTCAGCGACCTCCCAGACGGCATCCTCGAGCTCGTCCTCTCCTTCCTCCCGGCCGCGGACGCCGTGCGCACGGCCGTGCTCTCCAGGCGGTTTCGGGGCGCCTGGGCCCACGCCCCCGCGCTCAACCTCTCCGACGTCCTGCTGCAGGGCCGGTTCCTCGGCTTCGCGCGCGAGGCGCTCGCGCGGTACGGCGCGCCCGACATCCCCGCGCTCCACGTGACCATCGGCTGCGAGTGCAACCTCGGCCCCGCCACCGCCGCGTGGCTCCGCGACGCCATGGAGCGCGCCACCGGATCGGTCTCTGTCTCCGTGACGGCGCGGGGAGAAGCCGTGACGGCGCGGGGAGGAGCCCTAGATTGCCTGATTCTCCCGCGCTGCCTGAGAGCCAAGTCGATCGCCCTCATACTGAGCGGCGTCGGCTTCAAGCACTGCCCGCTTGTCCTCCCGGAGCCCGGCGCACCGACGTGGTTCGGCGGGTTGACGGAGCTGAGCCTCTCGAGGGTGCGGCTGCAGGAACGCGTGCGACCCCTCGGCGTGTTCCTGTCATCTTGCTGCACCCAGCTGAGGAAGCTGCGCCTTAGCAAGGTCACTGGGGGCCTGGCCCCAGATGAGGGGCTTACCCTGTGGCCGCTCGTGCTCCACTTGGACCtgctggaggagctcgaggtCGATCGCGTCGAGACCTTTACCAAGCTGCAGGTGGCGTCCTCCAATCTCCGCACCCTGGGCGTGCTCTCCTGCTTCAGGTCTTTGTCGCAGTGCGGCATGGACACCGTGGTTGAGATCTCGGCGCCGAGACTTGAGGTTTTCAGCTGGTCTGGCGCACTCCCGAAGCACCTCAGCTTCCTGAACCTGAATGGCAGTCATTGCATCCGGTGCCTGCGTCTGTCTGGTCTTTCTTTCTACTTGCCCGGGAAACAGATCCGGTCTGCCAGCGCTGTGAGGTTACTGGAGATGTGCCCTAGGGCCGACCATCTCATTGTTAGCATTGACATCCCAGAGTCCACCTCTCCGCCCATGTTAAACAGAGAG GAGCTGAAGCATGTACCACACCTTCCTAACGTCAGAGTACTCTCCCTGGAGATGTTTGCGGTTTTGCAGCTTACGGGATGTCCCATTACGCCAATTATCTCATCCTTCCTCAGGGGATGCCCCAATCTAACACGACTTCACATTGACCTGTCGAAGCTGaacattttctcaaggttgaatGCAGAGTGTTTTGGGGTTCGA GGTAATGATGAAACTGAAATGAAAAAGACTTGGCAAAGCACTGATCACCGCATGTGGAAAAGGAAAACATGGAGAGATCAACAACAGCTAATCTCGCTTCGAGAGATAAGGCTCAGCGGGTTCATGGGAACAGACCGCGACATGGAGATCGCTGATCTTCTCTTTGGGGTTGGGGCTTCACGACCAGCACTTGAGAGAATATCTATATCATTGGTCCCTCAATTAACCCAAGGTGTGGATGGCAGTTCTGCTTGCGGAGTACTGTGGTACGCCATTGGTGCGAAGATGAAGACTGAGTTCCCTCTTGTGGGAGGATGCTGGGAAACGTTCCCGAGGAAAGAACTCACATGGACCAGAACATGA
- the LOC8081722 gene encoding F-box protein At5g03100 isoform X1, with protein MPGNREVAVGGGADRFSDLPDGILELVLSFLPAADAVRTSVLSRRFRGAWAHAPALNFSDHLLRDLFLGFAREALARYGAPDIPALHVTIESEFNLGPATDAWLRDAMERAVESVSVTVTAPGALHCLTLPRCLRAMSIALRLSGVCFQHCPLVLPEPDAPTSFCGLTELSLSRVRLQERVRPLGVFLSSCCTQLRKLRLSKVSGGLAADGGLTLWPLVLHLDLLEELEVDRVETFTKLQVASSNLRTLGVLSCFESFLQWGMDTVVEISGPRLEDVSWSGSLPKHLSFLNGSHCIRRLSGLRFYLPGKEFHSASAVRLLEMCLADHLTVCIDIPDSTSPAMFFF; from the coding sequence ATGCCCGGAAACCGCGAGGTTGCAGTTGGCGGCGGCGCTGACCGGTTCAGCGACCTCCCCGACGGCATCCTCGAGCTTGTCCTCTCCTTCCTCCCGGCCGCGGACGCCGTGCGCACGTCAGTGCTCTCCAGGCGGTTTCGGGGCGCCTGGGCCCACGCGCCCGCGCTCAACTTCTCCGACCACCTGCTCCGGGACCTTTTCCTCGGCTTCGCGCGCGAGGCGCTCGCGCGGTACGGCGCACCCGACATCCCCGCGCTACATGTGACCATCGAATCCGAGTTTAACCTCGGTCCCGCCACCGACGCGTGGCTCCGCGACGCCATGGAGCGCGCCGTCGAATCGGTCTCTGTCACCGTGACGGCGCCGGGAGCGCTGCACTGCCTGACTCTCCCTCGCTGCCTGAGAGCCATGTCGATCGCCCTCAGGCTGAGCGGCGTCTGCTTCCAGCACTGCCCGCTTGTCCTCCCGGAGCCCGACGCACCGACGTCGTTCTGCGGGTTGACGGAGCTGAGCCTCTCGAGGGTGAGGCTGCAGGAACGCGTGCGACCCCTCGGCGTGTTCCTGTCATCTTGCTGCACCCAGCTGAGGAAGCTGCGCCTTAGCAAGGTCAGTGGGGGCCTGGCTGCAGATGGGGGACTTACCCTGTGGCCGCTCGTGCTCCACTTGGACCtgctggaggagctcgaggtCGATCGCGTCGAGACCTTTACCAAGCTGCAGGTGGCGTCCTCCAATCTCCGCACCCTGGGTGTGCTCTCCTGCTTCGAGTCTTTCTTGCAGTGGGGCATGGACACCGTGGTTGAGATCTCGGGGCCGAGACTTGAGGATGTCAGCTGGTCCGGCTCACTCCCGAAGCACCTCAGCTTCCTGAATGGCAGTCATTGCATCCGGCGTCTGTCTGGTCTCCGTTTCTACTTGCCTGGTAAAGAGTTCCACTCTGCTAGCGCTGTGCGGTTACTGGAGATGTGCTTAGCCGACCATCTCACTGTTTGCATTGACATCCCAGACTCCACCTCTCCagccatgttttttttttga
- the LOC8081722 gene encoding F-box protein At5g03100 isoform X3 — translation MPGNREVAVGGGADRFSDLPDGILELVLSFLPAADAVRTSVLSRRFRGAWAHAPALNFSDHLLRDLFLGFAREALARYGAPDIPALHVTIESEFNLGPATDAWLRDAMERAVESVSVTVTAPGALHCLTLPRCLRAMSIALRLSGVCFQHCPLVLPEPDAPTSFCGLTELSLSRVRLQERVRPLGVFLSSCCTQLRKLRLSKVSGGLAADGGLTLWPLVLHLDLLEELEVDRVETFTKLQVASSNLRTLGVLSCFESFLQWGMDTVVEISGPRLEDVSWSGSLPKHLSFLNGSHCIRRLSGLRFYLPGALPFN, via the exons ATGCCCGGAAACCGCGAGGTTGCAGTTGGCGGCGGCGCTGACCGGTTCAGCGACCTCCCCGACGGCATCCTCGAGCTTGTCCTCTCCTTCCTCCCGGCCGCGGACGCCGTGCGCACGTCAGTGCTCTCCAGGCGGTTTCGGGGCGCCTGGGCCCACGCGCCCGCGCTCAACTTCTCCGACCACCTGCTCCGGGACCTTTTCCTCGGCTTCGCGCGCGAGGCGCTCGCGCGGTACGGCGCACCCGACATCCCCGCGCTACATGTGACCATCGAATCCGAGTTTAACCTCGGTCCCGCCACCGACGCGTGGCTCCGCGACGCCATGGAGCGCGCCGTCGAATCGGTCTCTGTCACCGTGACGGCGCCGGGAGCGCTGCACTGCCTGACTCTCCCTCGCTGCCTGAGAGCCATGTCGATCGCCCTCAGGCTGAGCGGCGTCTGCTTCCAGCACTGCCCGCTTGTCCTCCCGGAGCCCGACGCACCGACGTCGTTCTGCGGGTTGACGGAGCTGAGCCTCTCGAGGGTGAGGCTGCAGGAACGCGTGCGACCCCTCGGCGTGTTCCTGTCATCTTGCTGCACCCAGCTGAGGAAGCTGCGCCTTAGCAAGGTCAGTGGGGGCCTGGCTGCAGATGGGGGACTTACCCTGTGGCCGCTCGTGCTCCACTTGGACCtgctggaggagctcgaggtCGATCGCGTCGAGACCTTTACCAAGCTGCAGGTGGCGTCCTCCAATCTCCGCACCCTGGGTGTGCTCTCCTGCTTCGAGTCTTTCTTGCAGTGGGGCATGGACACCGTGGTTGAGATCTCGGGGCCGAGACTTGAGGATGTCAGCTGGTCCGGCTCACTCCCGAAGCACCTCAGCTTCCTGAATGGCAGTCATTGCATCCGGCGTCTGTCTGGTCTCCGTTTCTACTTGCCTG gagctctgcctttcaatTAA
- the LOC8081722 gene encoding F-box protein At5g03100 isoform X2: MPGNREVAVGGGADRFSDLPDGILELVLSFLPAADAVRTSVLSRRFRGAWAHAPALNFSDHLLRDLFLGFAREALARYGAPDIPALHVTIESEFNLGPATDAWLRDAMERAVESVSVTVTAPGALHCLTLPRCLRAMSIALRLSGVCFQHCPLVLPEPDAPTSFCGLTELSLSRVRLQERVRPLGVFLSSCCTQLRKLRLSKVSGGLAADGGLTLWPLVLHLDLLEELEVDRVETFTKLQVASSNLRTLGVLSCFESFLQWGMDTVVEISGPRLEDVSWSGSLPKHLSFLNGSHCIRRLSGLRFYLPDSTSPAMFFF, translated from the exons ATGCCCGGAAACCGCGAGGTTGCAGTTGGCGGCGGCGCTGACCGGTTCAGCGACCTCCCCGACGGCATCCTCGAGCTTGTCCTCTCCTTCCTCCCGGCCGCGGACGCCGTGCGCACGTCAGTGCTCTCCAGGCGGTTTCGGGGCGCCTGGGCCCACGCGCCCGCGCTCAACTTCTCCGACCACCTGCTCCGGGACCTTTTCCTCGGCTTCGCGCGCGAGGCGCTCGCGCGGTACGGCGCACCCGACATCCCCGCGCTACATGTGACCATCGAATCCGAGTTTAACCTCGGTCCCGCCACCGACGCGTGGCTCCGCGACGCCATGGAGCGCGCCGTCGAATCGGTCTCTGTCACCGTGACGGCGCCGGGAGCGCTGCACTGCCTGACTCTCCCTCGCTGCCTGAGAGCCATGTCGATCGCCCTCAGGCTGAGCGGCGTCTGCTTCCAGCACTGCCCGCTTGTCCTCCCGGAGCCCGACGCACCGACGTCGTTCTGCGGGTTGACGGAGCTGAGCCTCTCGAGGGTGAGGCTGCAGGAACGCGTGCGACCCCTCGGCGTGTTCCTGTCATCTTGCTGCACCCAGCTGAGGAAGCTGCGCCTTAGCAAGGTCAGTGGGGGCCTGGCTGCAGATGGGGGACTTACCCTGTGGCCGCTCGTGCTCCACTTGGACCtgctggaggagctcgaggtCGATCGCGTCGAGACCTTTACCAAGCTGCAGGTGGCGTCCTCCAATCTCCGCACCCTGGGTGTGCTCTCCTGCTTCGAGTCTTTCTTGCAGTGGGGCATGGACACCGTGGTTGAGATCTCGGGGCCGAGACTTGAGGATGTCAGCTGGTCCGGCTCACTCCCGAAGCACCTCAGCTTCCTGAATGGCAGTCATTGCATCCGGCGTCTGTCTGGTCTCCGTTTCTACTTGCCTG ACTCCACCTCTCCagccatgttttttttttga